The genome window ATAACAATACTTTCCTAAAGACTAAAGGAACACATGGTGCAAGATAAAATCATTCATGATTATCTCTAATTTATGATTTTCTTTCTATCTGCTACGGTGTAAACAGGATGATCGATGGTCATGATTGTCTCGATCAGCCTGAAAACAGCTTATGGACAAATAAGTACCAGCCTAAATTAGCGAATGAGGTATAGTACTTCATTTTTTGTACAGTGGCTACTTATTAATAAGTCCTTTTTAAAAATTACTTTACCACTCCTTATTTTGTTGCAGAAGAGAGGAATTAAATTTTCCTTGAgtttttattattaatttcttTGTACAGGGATATAAGCAAGATAACTTGGATTTTTTTTCATGGGAAACTTAGTTGAAATCTGCAAGAACAATTTATGCACTTTTCCAAGTTTATTTTTAGGATATCTATAGTTTATTTTGTGTATCTTTCTATTTAATAGATTATTGGTAATTTAGAATGTTGAGGTTTTAATAACTGGATAGCTGAAATATATATGTTCTGTGCTTAAACTATGCACATCATTTAAAACTGCATTGTCTTTGTTCTCTTTCCTTGTGTTTAGTGTTATACAATCTTTTCTAATAGTGTTGTCTCCAAATATACGGTAATGGTGAATGTGTACATTTTTTGAACGACTGGTTACGCCTTTGGCATGAAAAAGGTTCTGGAACCAGCAAACCTATTGGTAATATATACAGGGCACAAGACGCTGACTACTCGTATACAAGCGAATCTGATTTTGAGGATATAGAGGAAGATAATCGTTTGAAGAATGTTCTCCTAATTACTGGACCAGTCGGGGTATGTAGCGATTAACTTTGCTATATCTTGTGCTTGTATTGGTGCTTTCTTGGTCCTACTTTACCATGTGATTTCTCTGCTATCTTCTGTTTGTCATTAGTCACCGTGAAATATAAAAATTATACTTGTtccttattttattttaaacaaGATATAATAAAGTGTCCTTCCACTTCTTAAGTTCTCCATATTTGTGCTAGTATTTAAATAAATTTGCCCTCTTAAATTGCAGAGTGGTAAGTCTGCAGCCATCTATGCATGTGCAAAGGAACAAGGATTTCAAGTTATTGAGGTAAGATGTAACAAAAGATAGTTTGATAATACAATTTTTTCCTGATAGACAAACCTGGATCTCTCTGTCTTGTCTGATTCACAAATTATACTATGTAGTCATGTAGTTAACCTACCATTATGGTAAACAATAATTATTTTGTGGCTAAACAACTTGTTCATCCATTCCGGTGGAAGGATAAAGTACGATATAGGTTCCATACATCTTAAGatttatattgttttatttttttttcttgcTTCAAAATTATCCAGATTTTCACCTTTCAGAAGTTTATGACTGAAAGTTGGATTAGGGCTGAAGATCTATTATGTACTCTTCTAGGTCAATGCTTCAGACTGGCGAAATGGAGCTCTGGTAAAGCAAAGATTTGGGGAGGTTGTAGAATCACATTGGCTTCAATGGTTTGTTAACTTAATTATTATTTACTGCATCTACATACTACTTACTAAATTCCGATGATGCATATTAAATGATCCAACCAATTTACACCTTGGAAACAACTGCTTGTTTTAAATTACCGTAGACTTGTTATGTGATATGCATTGCATAGTGAATTTTTATGTATCTATAGGTTTAAAGGCGAAAGTTCCTCGGAATTAGTTTAGGACAATCTCTGCTTTTTGGTCTGATTTATTTCCCTAATGTTATAATTTGTGGGTAAGAGATATTTTCTTTTCAATATTATGTTGCAATTTAGTTGGGTATTTTTATTCTTGTGAGGCTATTGTATATGTTACCACATCATTTTGACAATATTAAGTCGAGGGGATGAGGGCACAAGACCTCTGTCTTCTTTAAAATACTATGTTATTATAACTGATCATTTACTCTAGTTTCTTTAGTAATTTCGTTATTTGTTGTCCCATTGTATTACCcttctctctctatatatatatatatataatatgtgtgTGTATCCCTTGACTACATTTATGTGCATTATGTTCATTCTTGACATTGTGTGACACTGGGTCAATGTTAGGGTTATCCTTGTCATATATCAATCTGTAAAGCTGTTATAGAATTGTGATATTGGCTGCTAATATATCTGACCTCTGTGATATCAGATAAATTAAGGTATTTTGGCAGCTGTATACAAGTATACAACTATGCATCCTAGTTCTCTTCATTTACTGTTCATCTGTTTTACTAAACTTATTAAGTCTTCCAGTTCTGCAGAAAATCCAGAACGATCAGATATAAAGCATTTCTTCAAATCCTCCAGCGATGCTACAGCAGACCAAGGAACCAAAAATGACGTAATTGAACTTATTCCTTTGTCTGACGATGAAATTTCTGGCAATACAAAGATGACACCTACGAAATCAGTTTCTAAGAAAAGCAAAACTGTCAGCGAACAAAGTGGTAATAAAACATTGATTCTCTTCGAGGATGTGGATACTGATCTCTGTGAAGATCGTGGTTTCATTAGTACAATACAACAGCTTGCAGAAACAGTAAAGCGTCCTATGATATTGACTAGCAATAGTaagatttttattaattaaagTACTTGTACCCTTCACCAAATTTATAATCCTACTTTACCATATTTATTTATCACTTTAGGCAACGAGCCGGTGCTTCCAAACAATTTGGACATACTAGAGTTGTGTTTTAGTAAACCGTCACCGAAGGAGCTTTTCTGCCTTGTTTCCATGGTATGAGATCTAATTTATGCTCATCCTTCCTCCAGTAGATCCATGTTCTAATATATCTTTATGTAATATTTTTGTAGGTCTGCTCTGCAGAAAAAGTAACTATTCCACCTTGCATGGTAAAGCGGTTTATTGAGTTTTGTCAAGGAGATATCCGTAAAACCATTTTGCATCTCCAATTCTGGTGTCAGGGCCAAAGTTACATAAGAGGTCAGTCACAGCAACTCATGTAGCCCTTAGCTAGCTAATTATGCAATGGTATattgctaaagaaaatagttaTTCTAATATAGTATCAATATGCTAATAGGCTATTTACATGGTCTTTTAATTGTTCAGATAGAAAATTATTTGACAAATATGGTCTGATGGTTTTTGATCCGGATGCTGGGCACAATATATTACCAAAGATGATCTCTAGTTCTTTCGCTTCTCAACTCTCTGAGATTGTGAATAAGGAGATCACCAAGTCGCTACTAAAGGTGGAAGAAGCCTCTTGCCTGAATGTAATAGATGATGAACCGAATTACGATTTGGGGAGGCTTAAATTTCAACGAAATAGTATTGATGCCAGGAAGGAGGCAATGTTAAGCTGGCAGTGCTCTGATCAGGATGGCAATGACTTGCCATCTCAGCTTGGCACTGCTTGTGATTTTTCTGATGCTTCAGATTCCCCTGTTGCATTTGGTCGGGGAAGTGTATGGAGAAGAACTGATACAGTATTGTCTTCTGAATCTGGATGTACatgatgtacatgatgttaacatgttctaatcaaccatgtaaggaacttttcaccatattagagtcactttacaccctataagagtcactttccaccatatatacaataattaacatgttaacatcatatacatccaatttgacatccttttaccacctattaatgccactttaatacaagttaattttgttccacaatcaatcatgtaagtcactttccaccatattagagtcactttgcaccctataagagtcacttgccaccatatattgatacaattaacatgttaacatcatgtacatgcaattagacatcctttaaccacctcttggtacccctttcctacaagtcaattttgagccacattttggctctaatcaatcatataagtgtcttctcaccatattagagtcactttgcaacttataagagtcacttaccaccatatattgataaaaataacatgttaacatcatgtacatgcaattagacatcctttaaccacctcttggtacccctttcttacaagtcaattttgggccacattttggctctaatgaaacatgtaagtgacttctcaaaatattagagtcactttgcacctataagagtcacttgccatcatatattagtacaattaacgttaaca of Apium graveolens cultivar Ventura unplaced genomic scaffold, ASM990537v1 ctg4508, whole genome shotgun sequence contains these proteins:
- the LOC141701993 gene encoding uncharacterized protein LOC141701993, whose product is MHPSSLHLLFICFTKLIKSSSSAENPERSDIKHFFKSSSDATADQGTKNDVIELIPLSDDEISGNTKMTPTKSVSKKSKTVSEQSGNKTLILFEDVDTDLCEDRGFISTIQQLAETVKRPMILTSNSNEPVLPNNLDILELCFSKPSPKELFCLVSMVCSAEKVTIPPCMVKRFIEFCQGDIRKTILHLQFWCQGQSYIRDRKLFDKYGLMVFDPDAGHNILPKMISSSFASQLSEIVNKEITKSLLKVEEASCLNVIDDEPNYDLGRLKFQRNSIDARKEAMLSWQCSDQDGNDLPSQLGTACDFSDASDSPVAFGRGSVWRRTDTVLSSESGCT